The Microcaecilia unicolor chromosome 6, aMicUni1.1, whole genome shotgun sequence genome includes a window with the following:
- the C6H1orf210 gene encoding type III endosome membrane protein TEMP — MPSTEVTITASGNQTSLLTSGKEGSSWEVLVGFVVVAICLSLLIALAAKCKIIHKYFSSYRHRPLPESDSMHPSSSDLSDATLARGWSQEHPMGLGMEDDDGFIEDNYIQASERLQEDEEKDDPFV; from the exons ATGCCAAGCACTGAGGTGACAATCACAGCATCTGGAAACCAAA CTAGTCTGCTCACCTCTGGCAAGGAAGGATCCAGCTGGGAAGTTCTGGTGGGCTTCGTGGTGGTAGccatctgcctctctctcctcattgCTCTGGCAGCCAAATGTAAGATCATCCACAAATACTTCAGCAGTTACCGACATCGGCCCCTGCCCGAGAGTGACTCCATGCATCCATCCAGTTCGGATCTGTCTGATGCTACCCTAGCACGGGGCTGGAGCCAGGAACATCCCAtggggctgggaatggaggatgaTGACGGGTTCATAGAAGACAACTATATCCAAGCAAGTGAGAGGCTGCAGGAGGACGAGGAGAAAGATGATCCCTTTGTGTAA